From Halobacillus sp. Marseille-Q1614, the proteins below share one genomic window:
- a CDS encoding UDP-glucose/GDP-mannose dehydrogenase family protein — MKILFIGMGYVGTTMSTALAMAGHLVTGFDVDEEKISSLKEGKLYFHEPELQEMMVERIRNKQLFFTTDPQKAIEGHDIIFITVGTPSLSSGKADLRYIKKAAEMIGRYKASEKIVVIKSTVPIGTTRNLEQWVQSSSVDSSLLHTAMNPEFLREGNALHDALNPDRIVIGSESSKALHTLTKLYQAFHCPIVTTSSQAAEMIKYASNAFLATKISFINEIARLCDQKKIEIQDVSKGMGLDHRIGPAFLQAGLGYGGSCFPKDTKELLWTAENSGCPLHILQEAEKVNQSQPQYFIDKIKQKVGPLEKKKAAVFGLSFKPHTDDTRESVSFSTIEKLLLEKAQVQVHDPVVKLTKNWLDQGVEQFPSAYAAAKDCDFIVICTDWPEYGELDWGKIHSLMKDGSIFDGRNMLDAVYLKSLGFHYQGIGYE; from the coding sequence ATGAAAATTTTATTCATAGGGATGGGATATGTAGGGACAACGATGAGTACAGCTCTAGCCATGGCTGGTCATCTAGTAACTGGATTCGATGTTGATGAAGAGAAAATCTCCTCCCTAAAAGAGGGTAAGCTATATTTTCATGAGCCGGAATTACAGGAAATGATGGTTGAAAGAATACGAAACAAACAATTATTCTTCACTACGGATCCGCAAAAAGCGATCGAAGGCCACGATATTATATTTATTACGGTAGGCACTCCTTCATTAAGCAGTGGGAAGGCAGACCTCCGTTATATTAAAAAGGCAGCCGAAATGATCGGCCGCTATAAAGCCAGCGAAAAGATCGTCGTAATTAAAAGCACCGTGCCTATAGGAACCACAAGGAATTTAGAGCAGTGGGTACAATCATCCAGTGTGGATTCCTCTCTTCTTCATACGGCTATGAACCCGGAGTTTCTAAGAGAAGGAAATGCCCTGCATGATGCTTTAAATCCTGACCGTATTGTTATCGGAAGTGAAAGCAGTAAAGCCTTACACACTTTGACAAAACTATATCAAGCCTTTCACTGCCCCATCGTAACCACTTCGTCACAAGCTGCTGAAATGATTAAGTATGCATCGAATGCTTTTTTAGCCACAAAAATTTCTTTTATTAACGAAATCGCACGGCTGTGCGATCAAAAAAAGATCGAAATTCAGGACGTTTCCAAGGGAATGGGACTTGACCATAGAATTGGCCCCGCCTTCCTGCAAGCCGGCTTAGGCTACGGCGGCTCCTGTTTTCCTAAAGATACAAAAGAGCTGCTCTGGACTGCAGAGAACAGCGGCTGTCCGCTTCACATCCTGCAAGAAGCAGAAAAAGTCAACCAGTCCCAGCCTCAGTATTTTATAGATAAAATCAAACAGAAAGTTGGCCCGCTGGAGAAGAAAAAAGCAGCTGTCTTTGGGCTTTCGTTCAAACCACACACGGATGATACGAGGGAATCTGTCTCCTTTTCTACCATCGAGAAGCTCCTTCTGGAAAAAGCGCAGGTTCAGGTCCACGACCCAGTTGTGAAACTTACAAAGAATTGGCTGGATCAAGGAGTTGAACAATTTCCCAGTGCTTACGCCGCTGCCAAAGACTGCGACTTCATTGTGATTTGCACCGACTGGCCAGAATACGGTGAACTGGACTGGGGGAAGATCCATTCCCTCATGAAGGATGGCTCTATCTTTGACGGCCGTAACATGCTGGACGCTGTCTATTTAAAAAGCTTAGGTTTTCATTATCAAGGGATAGGTTATGAGTAA
- a CDS encoding glucose-1-phosphate thymidylyltransferase has product MKGLILTAGRGTRLRPLSYTKPKPLLPVANQAVIQYGILQLYNIGIREIGLVIPPGQQETFEDHLNLENDLTVRYIVQNEPKGIAHAVSQAEDFIGSESFVLLLGDNLIDEPFQHLKESFDKENIDGSIMLTKVKNPEDYGIAEVKKKKIINLVEKPEKPKSKLAVIGVYIFTPLIFKAIHSITPSSRGEYEITDAIQWMINQGYAINYVKAHKPAFDVGTMDRWLEANEWMLQKKEDINHHDLVENTVIIPPVVIGENCKIKDSVIGPFVSIEPNTTIKKCRINNSIILKDSCLKNIPYEISKSIFGERTKIVGKNSKQHTINGILGDDSSLILSNSPAPQDDTDQ; this is encoded by the coding sequence ATGAAAGGATTAATCTTAACAGCCGGAAGAGGAACCCGATTACGGCCGCTATCTTATACGAAACCAAAACCCCTGCTCCCTGTAGCCAATCAGGCCGTTATCCAATATGGAATTCTCCAGCTTTACAACATCGGCATACGGGAAATAGGATTAGTCATTCCACCCGGACAGCAGGAAACGTTTGAAGATCATTTAAATCTGGAGAATGATCTGACGGTTCGATACATCGTTCAAAATGAACCTAAAGGCATTGCTCATGCTGTCAGTCAGGCTGAAGATTTTATAGGGTCCGAATCTTTCGTGCTCCTTCTTGGAGATAACTTAATTGACGAACCCTTCCAGCACTTAAAAGAATCATTTGACAAGGAAAACATAGACGGAAGCATCATGCTGACGAAAGTGAAAAATCCTGAGGATTATGGGATCGCAGAAGTTAAAAAGAAAAAAATTATAAATCTTGTAGAAAAGCCTGAAAAGCCAAAATCAAAGCTTGCTGTCATAGGGGTATATATTTTTACACCGCTGATATTTAAAGCCATCCATTCGATAACACCTTCATCTAGAGGAGAATATGAGATTACGGATGCTATTCAATGGATGATTAATCAAGGATATGCCATAAATTATGTCAAAGCTCATAAACCAGCCTTTGATGTCGGGACAATGGACAGATGGCTGGAGGCGAATGAATGGATGCTTCAGAAAAAAGAAGATATCAATCATCATGACCTCGTAGAAAACACCGTGATCATCCCCCCTGTAGTCATCGGGGAAAACTGTAAAATAAAAGACTCGGTAATTGGCCCTTTTGTTTCTATTGAACCAAATACGACGATTAAGAAATGCCGTATTAATAACAGCATTATTTTAAAAGATTCATGTTTAAAAAACATTCCTTATGAGATTTCAAAAAGCATCTTTGGAGAAAGAACAAAAATTGTCGGCAAAAACTCAAAGCAACATACGATAAATGGAATACTTGGCGATGATTCCTCTCTAATCCTCTCGAACTCCCCGGCTCCCCAGGATGACACAGATCAGTAA
- a CDS encoding NAD-dependent epimerase: MILVTGAAGFIGAHLTKRLLQDGHAVVGIDNLNDYYDVQLKKDRLNWLKDPRFTFQEIDRQNKDQVEELFKQHTFSVVVDLAAQAGVRYSLEHPRAYIDSNIVGFLNILEACRRHKINHLIYASSSSVYGANTKLPFSVSDNVDHPVSLYAATKKANELMAHTYSHLYNLPTTGLRFFTVYGPWGRPDMAYFIFTKAILDGKPIKVFNYGKMQRDFTYIDDIIEGITPIIVKKAAPNPNWNGKSPDPGSSYAPYKVYNIGNNQPVELMKFISVIEDKLGVKARLEFLPLQEGDVVSTYADIDELVNDFGFKPSTSIEKGISMFVDWYRDYYGG, from the coding sequence ATGATTTTAGTAACAGGAGCTGCAGGTTTTATCGGAGCTCACCTTACAAAAAGACTGCTTCAGGATGGCCATGCTGTCGTGGGCATCGATAACTTGAATGATTACTATGATGTTCAGTTAAAGAAAGACCGTCTCAATTGGCTGAAAGATCCACGCTTTACTTTTCAAGAAATCGACCGACAGAATAAAGATCAGGTAGAAGAGCTCTTTAAGCAGCACACGTTCTCTGTCGTCGTCGATTTAGCCGCCCAGGCAGGAGTCCGCTACAGCCTAGAGCATCCAAGGGCTTATATAGACTCAAATATCGTCGGGTTCTTAAATATACTGGAAGCGTGCCGCCGCCATAAAATCAATCACCTGATTTACGCCTCCTCAAGCTCTGTGTACGGAGCCAATACCAAATTGCCCTTTTCTGTAAGTGATAACGTTGACCACCCCGTAAGCTTGTATGCCGCTACAAAAAAAGCCAATGAACTCATGGCCCACACTTACAGCCATCTATACAATCTGCCGACGACCGGCCTCCGCTTCTTTACCGTCTATGGTCCGTGGGGACGACCGGATATGGCCTATTTTATTTTTACAAAAGCTATACTCGATGGAAAACCAATTAAAGTATTTAATTATGGTAAGATGCAGAGAGATTTTACTTATATTGATGATATTATTGAAGGTATTACGCCAATCATCGTAAAAAAGGCAGCCCCCAACCCCAATTGGAATGGCAAATCTCCGGACCCAGGCTCAAGCTATGCGCCTTACAAAGTTTATAACATTGGCAATAACCAGCCTGTAGAGCTGATGAAATTCATCTCTGTAATTGAAGATAAGCTTGGTGTAAAAGCCAGGCTGGAATTTCTACCCCTGCAGGAAGGAGATGTGGTTTCTACGTATGCGGATATCGATGAGCTGGTAAACGACTTTGGCTTTAAGCCTTCGACCTCTATTGAAAAAGGTATAAGTATGTTTGTGGACTGGTATAGAGATTACTACGGGGGATGA
- the glmS gene encoding glutamine--fructose-6-phosphate transaminase (isomerizing) — MCGIVGYIGQEDTKEILLNGLEKLEYRGYDSAGIATLNGGVKISKVKGRIATLREAVDENIHSTLGIGHTRWATHGAPSKENAHPHQSASGRFTIVHNGVIENYLDVKNEYLADVELKSETDTEIIVQLIEVLNNELQDVAAAFRKAVNLLTGSYAIALIDAEDEETIYVAKNKSPLLVGLGEEFNAVASDSMAALHVTDQFLELMDKETVLLRRDEVIIQNPNGEKVTREPFKAELDATDIEKGTYPHFMLKEIDEQPFVIRKIIQEYQNENDEIKLDPEIRKAMKECDRIYIIAAGTSYHAGLLGKQFIEKLANIPVEVHVASEFSYNMPLLSQKPLFIYISQSGETADSRSVLVQTKELGHPALTITNVPGSTLSREADYTLHLHAGPEIAVASTKAYTAQMAVLAILAVDTARAKGLELDFDPMQELGIVANAMEALTDQKEQLEELAGEYLPTTRNCFFIGRGIDYYVGLEGSLKLKEISYIQAEGFAGGELKHGTIALIEEGTPVIALATQKNVNYSIRGNVQEVVARGANSMIISMKGLDKDGDAFVIPQVHDLLTPLVSVIPLQLISYYAALHRDCDVDKPRNLAKSVTVE, encoded by the coding sequence ATGTGTGGAATTGTAGGATATATCGGACAAGAGGATACGAAAGAGATTCTATTAAATGGTTTAGAAAAGCTTGAATATAGAGGGTACGACTCTGCAGGAATAGCAACTTTAAACGGCGGAGTAAAAATTTCTAAAGTAAAAGGACGCATCGCGACGCTTCGAGAAGCGGTGGATGAAAACATTCATTCAACGTTAGGAATCGGGCATACACGCTGGGCCACTCACGGTGCTCCAAGTAAAGAGAATGCTCACCCTCACCAAAGTGCATCTGGGCGCTTCACCATCGTACACAACGGCGTTATCGAAAACTACTTGGACGTGAAAAATGAGTATTTAGCCGATGTGGAACTGAAAAGTGAAACAGATACTGAAATCATTGTGCAGCTGATTGAAGTTTTAAATAACGAACTTCAGGATGTAGCCGCTGCTTTCCGTAAAGCTGTTAATCTTTTAACTGGTTCTTATGCGATTGCACTAATCGATGCTGAAGATGAAGAAACTATTTATGTAGCGAAAAATAAGAGTCCTTTACTCGTCGGCTTAGGAGAAGAATTCAACGCCGTAGCGAGTGACTCTATGGCTGCTCTTCATGTAACCGATCAGTTCCTTGAGTTAATGGATAAAGAAACTGTTCTTCTTCGTCGTGACGAAGTTATCATTCAAAATCCAAACGGAGAAAAGGTAACTCGTGAACCATTTAAAGCAGAGCTGGATGCGACTGATATTGAAAAAGGTACGTATCCTCACTTTATGCTGAAAGAAATCGACGAACAGCCATTTGTTATTCGTAAAATCATTCAGGAGTATCAAAACGAAAATGACGAAATTAAACTGGATCCTGAAATCCGCAAAGCTATGAAGGAATGTGACCGTATTTATATTATTGCGGCGGGCACAAGCTACCATGCTGGTCTTTTAGGTAAGCAGTTTATTGAAAAATTAGCGAACATTCCAGTAGAAGTGCATGTGGCTAGTGAGTTCTCTTACAACATGCCGCTGCTTTCTCAGAAGCCGTTATTTATCTATATTTCCCAAAGCGGCGAGACAGCTGACAGTCGTTCAGTACTCGTCCAGACGAAAGAACTTGGTCACCCGGCATTAACGATTACAAACGTACCAGGCTCCACCCTTTCCCGTGAAGCAGACTATACGCTGCACCTGCACGCAGGTCCAGAAATCGCAGTTGCTTCAACAAAAGCTTATACAGCTCAAATGGCTGTACTTGCTATCTTAGCTGTGGATACAGCCCGCGCCAAAGGTCTTGAATTAGACTTTGATCCGATGCAAGAGTTAGGAATTGTAGCAAACGCTATGGAAGCCCTGACTGACCAGAAAGAACAGCTTGAAGAACTGGCAGGAGAATACTTGCCGACGACACGCAACTGCTTCTTCATCGGACGCGGCATTGACTATTATGTAGGATTAGAAGGATCCTTAAAACTAAAAGAAATCTCCTATATCCAGGCAGAAGGATTTGCCGGCGGAGAATTAAAACACGGAACGATCGCTCTTATCGAAGAGGGTACGCCAGTGATCGCGCTTGCGACACAGAAGAACGTTAACTATTCCATTCGCGGTAACGTTCAGGAAGTAGTAGCACGCGGAGCAAACAGCATGATCATCAGTATGAAGGGGCTCGACAAAGACGGCGACGCCTTTGTAATCCCGCAGGTACACGATCTGCTGACACCGCTTGTTTCTGTGATTCCACTGCAGCTGATTTCTTACTATGCTGCGCTTCACCGTGACTGTGATGTTGATAAACCTCGTAACCTTGCGAAGAGTGTAACAGTAGAATAA
- the glmM gene encoding phosphoglucosamine mutase, translating into MGKYFGTDGVRGVANKELTPELAFKLGRYGGYVLTKNTERPKVLIGRDTRISGEMLEGALAAGLLSIGAEVMRLGIISTPGVAYLTKALQAEAGIMISASHNPVEDNGIKFFGPDGFKLTDDQELEIEKLLDEPGDNLPRPSGEDLGQINDYFEGGQKYMQHLKQTVDFDFDGLHIALDCAHGATSSLASHLFADLEADISSIGSSPDGLNINKEVGSTHPEALQQLVKEKNADIGLAFDGDGDRLIAVDEKGSIVDGDRIMFICAKHMNEKGLLNHSTVVSTVMSNLGFYKAIEANGMKSDKTAVGDRYVMEEMRRGGYNLGGEQSGHIIFLDHNTTGDGMLSALQLVNVMKETGKPLSELASEMEKFPQVLINVRVIDKQAVQTHPRIQEVIKAVEGEMGDSGRVLVRPSGTEPLVRIMAEAPTEEECEKYVNKVVQAVEEELGMKE; encoded by the coding sequence ATGGGTAAATATTTTGGTACAGATGGTGTAAGGGGAGTAGCGAATAAAGAACTTACTCCCGAACTGGCTTTTAAATTAGGACGCTATGGCGGATATGTTCTTACTAAAAATACAGAGCGTCCAAAGGTGCTTATCGGACGTGATACGCGTATTTCCGGGGAGATGTTAGAAGGCGCATTAGCTGCAGGTCTTCTCTCTATAGGAGCGGAAGTGATGCGCTTAGGCATTATTTCTACACCGGGTGTAGCTTATTTAACGAAAGCATTACAGGCGGAAGCGGGTATTATGATTTCAGCCTCCCATAACCCTGTAGAAGACAACGGGATCAAATTTTTCGGCCCCGACGGCTTTAAACTGACAGACGATCAGGAGTTAGAAATCGAAAAATTACTCGATGAACCTGGGGATAACCTCCCACGTCCTTCTGGAGAGGACCTTGGCCAGATTAATGACTATTTTGAAGGCGGCCAGAAGTATATGCAGCACCTGAAACAAACGGTCGATTTTGATTTTGATGGGCTACATATTGCTCTTGACTGTGCGCACGGGGCTACATCGTCTTTAGCCTCTCACCTTTTTGCGGATTTAGAAGCAGATATTTCATCGATCGGGTCTTCTCCTGATGGATTAAATATTAATAAAGAAGTAGGTTCTACTCATCCGGAAGCCTTACAGCAGCTGGTAAAAGAGAAAAACGCTGATATCGGATTAGCTTTTGATGGCGATGGCGACCGTCTAATCGCTGTTGATGAGAAAGGTTCCATTGTCGATGGCGACCGCATTATGTTCATCTGCGCGAAGCATATGAACGAAAAAGGGCTGCTGAACCACTCAACAGTTGTATCCACTGTAATGAGCAACCTTGGCTTCTATAAAGCAATTGAAGCTAATGGAATGAAGAGTGACAAAACAGCAGTGGGCGACCGTTATGTGATGGAAGAAATGCGCCGCGGCGGATACAACCTTGGTGGTGAGCAGTCCGGCCATATCATCTTCTTAGATCACAATACGACGGGAGACGGCATGCTTTCTGCTCTGCAGCTTGTGAACGTCATGAAAGAGACAGGCAAGCCGCTTTCAGAGCTGGCATCTGAGATGGAAAAATTCCCTCAAGTATTAATCAATGTACGAGTCATTGATAAGCAGGCTGTACAGACCCATCCGCGCATTCAGGAAGTAATTAAAGCGGTAGAAGGAGAAATGGGAGACAGCGGTCGCGTTCTTGTCCGTCCATCCGGTACAGAACCGCTTGTAAGAATCATGGCAGAAGCTCCAACCGAAGAAGAATGTGAAAAGTACGTGAATAAAGTAGTACAGGCTGTTGAAGAAGAATTAGGCATGAAAGAATAA
- a CDS encoding YbbR-like domain-containing protein — translation MDNLFKNKWVLRIISLLLAVLLWVSINVDDNMDSDSQWFNDTTSEREVMNDVPLEVRFDNDQYVVSGLPQNVVVTVEGPTSSLAPVVRQRNFTAFVDLNDLGPGTHEVDVQHSGISNQLKVNMDPEEVEVTIDQKVNEDFPISVDYINEQEISDEYTIGEAALDPQQVTITGSAEAIERVASVKAIIDVGEADGDLEALKAPVKVYDDQGNELNVLLDPTTVDVSVPIQRSEKEVPVSFEAEGDAADGVSIESITSDTTNVTVIGPNSVLEELEEIENIPVDVEGITEDETVEIEVPVPEEASSVDPETIEVNVEVDQAADAQ, via the coding sequence ATGGATAATTTATTTAAAAATAAATGGGTTCTCCGAATTATTTCATTGCTTTTAGCTGTGCTCCTTTGGGTTTCCATCAATGTGGATGATAATATGGATTCTGATTCTCAATGGTTTAATGATACCACCTCTGAAAGAGAAGTCATGAACGACGTTCCTCTTGAGGTTCGATTTGATAACGACCAGTATGTTGTCAGCGGACTGCCGCAAAACGTAGTGGTTACTGTAGAAGGCCCCACCAGTTCACTGGCTCCGGTCGTCCGCCAGAGAAACTTTACGGCGTTTGTCGACCTCAATGATTTAGGACCGGGAACGCACGAAGTAGATGTTCAGCATTCCGGTATCTCCAATCAATTAAAAGTAAATATGGATCCTGAAGAAGTAGAAGTGACGATTGATCAAAAAGTAAATGAAGATTTTCCGATCAGTGTGGATTATATAAATGAACAGGAAATTTCTGATGAATATACGATTGGGGAAGCGGCACTTGATCCCCAGCAAGTAACGATTACTGGTTCAGCTGAAGCTATTGAGCGTGTAGCTTCTGTCAAAGCTATTATCGACGTCGGAGAGGCTGACGGTGACTTAGAGGCTCTCAAGGCTCCTGTAAAAGTATATGACGACCAGGGGAATGAGCTAAACGTACTTTTGGACCCTACCACTGTAGATGTATCAGTACCGATTCAGCGCTCAGAGAAAGAGGTGCCTGTCTCCTTTGAAGCAGAAGGCGACGCGGCTGACGGTGTAAGCATAGAATCAATCACCTCTGATACAACCAATGTAACGGTTATAGGACCTAACAGCGTTCTTGAAGAACTTGAGGAAATTGAAAACATTCCGGTTGATGTAGAAGGAATTACGGAAGATGAGACCGTGGAAATAGAAGTGCCGGTTCCTGAGGAAGCTTCAAGTGTTGATCCGGAAACAATTGAAGTGAATGTGGAAGTGGACCAGGCAGCAGACGCCCAGTAA
- the cdaA gene encoding diadenylate cyclase CdaA, whose product MLDGGFEFLDLFLIAIDIALVWFVVYKLIMLIQGTKAVQLLKGIFIVLAIWLLSNLFGLTTLRWLMSQAITWGFLGIIILFQPELRRALEQLGRGSFFSRTGGEEEDGEKSLQAIIKSCNYMAKRRIGALITIERETGMGDYVETGIPVGGHLTSELLTNIFIPNTPLHDGAVILKENKIVAAACYLPLSESPFISKELGTRHRAAMGISEVTDAVTIVVSEETGAISCTKNGELHRQLDQETLEDILRSELDFGAKNPASKSWNWRGKKNG is encoded by the coding sequence ATGCTTGATGGGGGATTTGAGTTTTTAGATCTATTTTTAATTGCTATTGATATTGCCCTTGTCTGGTTTGTTGTATATAAATTAATCATGCTTATCCAAGGCACAAAGGCCGTTCAGTTATTAAAAGGTATATTCATTGTCTTGGCTATATGGTTATTGAGTAATTTATTTGGACTGACCACACTGAGGTGGCTGATGTCACAAGCAATTACTTGGGGTTTCTTAGGAATCATTATATTATTCCAGCCCGAACTGCGACGGGCGCTTGAACAGTTGGGCCGAGGAAGCTTCTTCAGCCGGACGGGTGGAGAAGAAGAGGACGGCGAGAAGTCTCTTCAGGCGATTATTAAGTCGTGCAACTACATGGCTAAGCGGCGGATTGGTGCATTGATTACGATAGAAAGAGAAACCGGCATGGGGGATTATGTGGAAACAGGCATTCCTGTCGGCGGACATTTAACAAGTGAATTATTAACGAACATATTTATACCGAACACGCCGCTGCACGATGGAGCCGTAATACTTAAAGAAAACAAAATTGTAGCAGCCGCTTGTTATCTGCCATTGTCTGAAAGCCCGTTTATTTCTAAGGAATTAGGGACACGGCACCGTGCAGCTATGGGAATCAGTGAAGTCACTGATGCGGTAACCATTGTAGTATCTGAAGAAACAGGAGCGATTTCCTGTACGAAAAATGGAGAGCTGCACAGGCAGCTCGATCAGGAAACGCTGGAAGACATTTTACGAAGCGAGCTCGACTTTGGCGCTAAAAATCCTGCCTCTAAATCCTGGAACTGGAGGGGGAAAAAGAATGGATAA
- a CDS encoding anti-sigma factor — protein sequence MNCKKEAVVLMHKYLDGELNKEEERRLRDHLQACPSCQSHFHELKRSITLIKSTDSLPAPENFTAQVMNNLPKQKKRKSYVRTLQRHPFITAAAVFFLLMFSGILSVWEQDQQMTVSKQENLIIQDDTVIVPEGVTVQGDLVVRNGDLKVEGKIDGDVTLINGDFITDEPEGPLANGENYQAYASGEINEVNQVFEWMWYHTKNFITDVFSFGSDSE from the coding sequence ATGAACTGCAAAAAGGAAGCTGTAGTACTTATGCATAAGTACTTGGATGGCGAACTAAATAAAGAAGAAGAACGACGACTGCGGGACCATCTCCAGGCTTGCCCATCGTGCCAGAGTCATTTTCATGAATTAAAACGATCCATTACTTTAATAAAAAGCACCGACTCTCTTCCTGCTCCGGAGAATTTTACGGCACAGGTCATGAATAACCTTCCTAAACAAAAGAAAAGAAAAAGCTATGTCCGTACTCTGCAAAGGCATCCGTTTATTACGGCTGCTGCGGTATTCTTTCTCCTGATGTTTAGCGGGATTTTATCCGTCTGGGAACAGGACCAGCAGATGACAGTTTCTAAACAAGAGAATCTTATCATTCAGGATGATACCGTCATTGTACCTGAGGGAGTAACGGTACAGGGGGACTTAGTTGTACGTAATGGAGATCTTAAAGTAGAAGGAAAGATCGATGGAGACGTAACGTTAATTAATGGAGATTTTATTACGGATGAACCCGAAGGCCCGCTGGCCAATGGTGAGAACTACCAGGCTTATGCCAGCGGCGAAATTAACGAAGTGAATCAAGTTTTTGAGTGGATGTGGTACCATACGAAAAACTTCATAACGGATGTTTTCTCCTTCGGTTCTGATTCTGAATAA
- the sigW gene encoding RNA polymerase sigma factor SigW, producing MENMIKKKIKELKKGDPSAFEDIVTFYQNKVYHICYRMVGIPSEAEDLAQEAFIRAYTNIDRYDERRKFSTWLYRIATNLTIDWLRKRKPDYYLDAEVKGTDGLNMYSQLAVDQALPEEEVESLELQNYIQREMLALPPKYRSVIVLRYLDELSLQEIADVLEIPVGTVKTRVHRGREALRKRLRHV from the coding sequence ATGGAAAACATGATAAAGAAAAAAATTAAAGAGCTCAAAAAGGGCGATCCATCCGCATTTGAGGATATTGTTACCTTTTATCAGAACAAAGTGTATCATATCTGCTACCGAATGGTCGGTATTCCATCAGAGGCGGAAGATCTGGCCCAGGAAGCTTTTATACGGGCATATACGAATATAGACCGTTACGATGAGCGCCGTAAGTTCTCTACTTGGCTCTACCGCATTGCAACGAATCTCACAATTGACTGGCTGAGAAAAAGAAAGCCGGACTATTATCTTGATGCGGAAGTAAAAGGTACAGATGGACTGAATATGTACTCTCAGTTAGCAGTCGATCAAGCGCTTCCTGAAGAAGAAGTGGAAAGTCTGGAGCTTCAGAATTACATTCAGCGCGAAATGCTGGCCTTGCCTCCTAAATACAGAAGCGTTATTGTATTAAGGTATTTAGATGAACTGTCGCTGCAGGAAATTGCAGATGTACTGGAAATTCCGGTAGGGACGGTAAAGACAAGGGTGCACCGGGGCCGGGAAGCCTTGAGAAAAAGGCTTCGACATGTGTAA
- a CDS encoding aspartyl-phosphate phosphatase Spo0E family protein — MNAERKLLNEIEDCRNEMNRLTKKYSLTSKHVVYVSAKLDRLLNEYEKKKDQQPSFQRVSC, encoded by the coding sequence TTGAACGCGGAGAGAAAGCTGTTAAATGAAATTGAGGATTGCAGAAATGAAATGAACCGGCTGACAAAGAAGTATTCATTAACATCTAAGCATGTTGTATATGTAAGTGCAAAATTAGATCGGCTGCTAAATGAATATGAGAAAAAAAAGGACCAGCAACCGTCCTTCCAAAGGGTCAGCTGCTGA
- the rocF gene encoding arginase codes for MVKQISIVGVPMDLGQSRRGVDMGPSAIRYAGVLERLEQLELDIEDLGDIEISRPKRQKEQKEDNLRNLTEVAEGNLRLAEKVDAVVQKGNFPLVLGGDHSIAMGTLAGISKHYKSLGVIWYDAHGDLNTGESSPSGNIHGMPLAASLGIGHEKLTNILGYSPKVKPENILIIGARSLDAGEKVLIKEKGIKVYSMHEVDKMGMPAVMKEAINYLKDRTDGVHLSLDLDGLDPNEAPGVGTPVLGGLSYRESHLAMEMLAESQMITSAEFVEVNPILDEKNKTANMAVGLMGSLLGESLK; via the coding sequence ATGGTTAAGCAAATCTCTATTGTAGGCGTACCTATGGATTTAGGACAGAGCCGCAGAGGTGTTGATATGGGTCCGAGTGCTATTCGCTATGCGGGGGTGTTGGAGCGCTTGGAGCAGTTAGAATTAGACATAGAAGATTTGGGAGATATTGAAATTTCCCGTCCTAAACGTCAAAAAGAGCAAAAAGAGGATAACTTAAGAAACCTTACAGAAGTCGCTGAAGGTAACCTGCGTTTAGCAGAAAAAGTGGATGCTGTTGTTCAAAAAGGTAATTTTCCATTAGTTCTTGGAGGAGATCACAGTATTGCAATGGGGACACTTGCAGGAATCTCAAAGCATTATAAGAGCTTAGGGGTTATTTGGTACGATGCTCATGGAGATTTAAATACGGGGGAAAGCTCGCCGTCTGGAAACATTCATGGGATGCCGCTGGCTGCAAGCTTAGGAATAGGGCATGAAAAGCTTACAAATATATTAGGATACTCACCTAAAGTAAAACCGGAGAACATTCTCATTATTGGAGCACGTTCTTTAGATGCCGGGGAAAAAGTATTAATAAAAGAAAAAGGTATAAAAGTATATAGTATGCATGAAGTAGATAAAATGGGAATGCCTGCCGTAATGAAAGAAGCAATAAATTATTTAAAGGATCGCACAGACGGGGTACATTTAAGTTTGGATTTAGATGGGCTTGACCCTAATGAAGCACCAGGTGTCGGAACACCGGTCCTTGGCGGGTTAAGCTATCGTGAGAGTCATTTAGCTATGGAAATGTTAGCTGAATCTCAAATGATCACATCTGCAGAGTTCGTTGAAGTCAATCCGATCCTTGATGAAAAGAACAAAACGGCCAACATGGCGGTAGGATTAATGGGTTCCCTGCTTGGTGAAAGTTTAAAATAA